One genomic region from Anthonomus grandis grandis chromosome 1, icAntGran1.3, whole genome shotgun sequence encodes:
- the LOC126740544 gene encoding venom allergen 5 2-like, with product MHLYTKSIIFQLIYGICFIATVSACQRQILRANGVTEEEKRTIIDHHNKMRQSVALGQIGGQPPASNMMEMKWDDELANRAQWWASSCHSERHDKGRHNSRFPVGQNIATTWTTKPPSSYEDIESNFPYAMSKWFDEYKFFNFGGIGSGKTGHYTQMLWAETNLVGCGFAFYFDPSQGYTKNYVCNYGPGGNVRGQPPYEKGYPSCNQFGLQESRQYSGLCSKPSNYYFGISNFILDRISRY from the exons atgcATCTTTATACCAAATCCATAATTTTCCAATTGATTTATGGGATCTGCTTTATTGCTACAGTCTCAGCGTGCCAAAGACAAATACTCC GAGCAAATGGAGTAACCGAGGAAGAGAAACGAACCATTATCGACCATCATAACAAAATGCGGCAAAGCGTTGCTTTGGGACAAATTGGTGGGCAACCACCGGCATCAAATATGATGGAAATG AAATGGGACGACGAGTTAGCAAACAGAGCGCAATGGTGGGCCTCGTCCTGTCATTCAGAAAGACATGACAAGGGTAGACATAATT CTCGGTTTCCTGTAGGACAAAACATTGCAACGACTTGGACCACAAAACCACCATCAAGCTATGAAGACATAGAATCGAACTTTCCTTATGCCATGAGCAAGTGGTTTGATgagtataagttttttaatttcggAGGCATTGGCAGTGGCAAAACTGGACATTATACACAA atgtTATGGGCGGAAACAAACCTTGTCGGATGCGGTTTCGCTTTCTATTTTGACCCTTCACAAGGTTATACGAAGAATTACGTATGCAATTATGGACCAgg AGGGAACGTTCGTGGCCAACCTCCTTATGAAAAGGGATATCCGAGCTGTAATCAGTTTGGATTGCAGGAATCCAGACAGTATTCCGGACTTTGCT CAAAACCCAGCAATTATTACTTCGGAATTTCTAATTTCATACTGGACAGAATCAGCCGCTATTAA